One part of the Corynebacterium sp. CNCTC7651 genome encodes these proteins:
- a CDS encoding vWA domain-containing protein, with product MGRHSNGKNNYQLSAGAIVALVVALLLIAGIVWSMVGRGSGTSENASNAAEPTCVSGDLALPIAASNEAIGRTLVDQYAGTNPVVRDYCVQPVLVDSLKDAAVYIAPNTAVAHQELANAGRTAAVAEPEIVTADVVGLASPQGSEAPEGAVVGIDAVRFPTDTPASSAIAAAVLAGEDTAAVKALTDQRVATATDVDSESVAAVSEATTPTGWTFGPLDAAVHYAAIPLNTGDTVDENQSRAGQDFARALGENFSTDGVPAQPIISELVWAAALPSGGAAITADGASPSAADDAAVAADGEVMDTLFLLDTSEAMAPYLEAAEEGVAEAAGEVASGGYAVALWNYSSPLSEGVTHGYRRNIAFTPDAAPVQDAVRRFLTGGVPQTREAVTAALDTVVSAQSAQGSPARIVLITTGTADAGNDAAFTEALKQARDAGISVAVVHVGDGPKDQALDAGAASRQEARDSDDIRAAIVAAVGSEGER from the coding sequence ATGGGACGGCACTCGAACGGGAAGAATAACTACCAGCTCTCCGCGGGGGCCATAGTCGCGCTGGTTGTCGCGCTGCTGCTCATCGCGGGCATCGTCTGGTCAATGGTTGGGCGCGGTTCCGGCACCAGCGAGAACGCCTCGAACGCGGCGGAGCCGACGTGCGTGTCCGGGGACTTGGCGCTGCCGATCGCGGCTTCGAATGAGGCGATCGGGCGGACACTGGTTGACCAGTACGCGGGGACCAACCCCGTCGTGCGGGATTACTGCGTCCAGCCGGTCTTGGTGGACAGCCTGAAGGACGCGGCGGTGTACATCGCTCCGAACACTGCCGTGGCACACCAGGAGCTGGCCAACGCGGGCCGCACCGCCGCGGTGGCAGAACCCGAGATCGTGACCGCGGACGTGGTCGGGCTGGCTTCGCCGCAGGGGTCGGAGGCTCCCGAGGGCGCCGTTGTGGGCATTGATGCAGTCCGCTTCCCCACCGACACCCCAGCGTCCTCGGCCATCGCCGCCGCTGTGCTTGCCGGCGAAGATACCGCCGCGGTCAAGGCGTTGACAGACCAGCGCGTTGCCACCGCCACCGACGTTGACAGTGAATCAGTGGCTGCGGTGTCCGAGGCAACAACGCCTACGGGCTGGACCTTCGGACCCCTGGATGCAGCCGTGCACTACGCCGCGATCCCCCTCAACACCGGTGACACGGTTGATGAGAACCAGTCGCGCGCCGGGCAGGATTTCGCCCGCGCGTTGGGCGAGAATTTCTCCACCGACGGGGTGCCCGCTCAACCCATCATCTCTGAGCTGGTGTGGGCGGCAGCGCTACCGTCCGGCGGGGCCGCAATCACTGCGGATGGCGCATCCCCGAGTGCCGCCGACGATGCCGCCGTTGCTGCCGACGGCGAAGTTATGGACACGCTGTTCCTGCTGGACACCTCCGAAGCGATGGCACCGTATCTGGAGGCCGCGGAAGAAGGCGTGGCTGAGGCCGCAGGCGAAGTAGCTAGCGGCGGCTACGCCGTGGCGCTGTGGAACTACTCCTCCCCGCTCTCTGAGGGCGTGACTCACGGCTACCGCAGAAACATCGCGTTCACGCCGGATGCTGCGCCGGTGCAGGACGCAGTACGCCGTTTCTTGACGGGTGGCGTGCCGCAAACCCGCGAAGCCGTCACCGCCGCGCTGGACACGGTAGTTTCGGCGCAAAGTGCTCAGGGGTCACCGGCCCGGATTGTCCTGATCACTACCGGCACGGCGGACGCAGGCAACGACGCAGCCTTTACTGAGGCGCTAAAGCAGGCGCGCGACGCTGGGATCAGCGTCGCGGTAGTACATGTCGGCGATGGGCCGAAGGATCAGGCGCTGGATGCCGGAGCAGCTTCACGCCAAGAGGCAAGAGACAGCGACGACATCCGCGCGGCGATCGTCGCCGCGGTCGGCAGTGAGGGTGAGCGCTAG
- a CDS encoding 3-methyladenine DNA glycosylase, whose amino-acid sequence MPASYSPAEARAAEAAHVARAERYTLPHLERRTRGTSHPVWDFLFDYYPFRASQLTRWHPGLGATLIDASLSRHKDYPFYVIDADGAVRLDVDAFLAKRGRDMERIQELLSATATRQAHFDCFGMHEWAMVYRTDAPRHNLPLRLGREGTDAVVDKHQLKCSHFDAYRFFTPPAVPLNLTVLERGTQAEHDQAGCVHVSMDLYKWAAKMGPVVPGELLLDAFELAMQARVLDMEASPYDCRSLGFGVVAVETPEGKAEYVARQRALAAEAEPIRARLLALLEELLAH is encoded by the coding sequence ATGCCCGCCTCCTACTCCCCCGCCGAGGCTCGCGCAGCTGAGGCGGCTCACGTCGCCCGCGCCGAGCGCTACACGCTCCCACACCTTGAGCGCCGCACCCGCGGCACGTCCCACCCCGTGTGGGACTTTCTCTTCGACTACTACCCCTTCCGCGCCAGCCAGCTCACCCGCTGGCATCCGGGGTTAGGGGCCACGCTTATCGACGCTTCCTTAAGCCGCCACAAGGATTACCCCTTCTACGTGATCGATGCCGACGGAGCGGTGCGCCTCGACGTGGATGCCTTCCTGGCTAAACGGGGCCGCGACATGGAGCGCATCCAAGAGCTGCTCTCGGCCACAGCGACGCGCCAGGCGCACTTCGACTGCTTCGGCATGCACGAGTGGGCGATGGTCTACCGCACCGATGCGCCGCGCCACAATCTTCCGCTGCGATTGGGGCGGGAGGGCACGGATGCTGTCGTCGACAAGCATCAGCTCAAGTGCAGCCACTTCGATGCCTACCGCTTCTTCACGCCGCCCGCGGTGCCGCTGAATCTCACCGTGCTGGAGCGTGGGACGCAAGCAGAGCACGACCAAGCGGGGTGCGTGCACGTGTCCATGGATCTGTACAAGTGGGCCGCCAAGATGGGGCCTGTGGTACCGGGTGAGCTGCTGCTGGACGCGTTTGAGCTGGCGATGCAGGCGCGCGTGCTGGACATGGAGGCATCGCCGTATGACTGCCGGTCGCTTGGATTCGGCGTGGTCGCGGTGGAAACGCCGGAGGGCAAGGCGGAATACGTGGCCCGGCAGCGGGCTCTCGCGGCAGAGGCGGAGCCGATTCGGGCGCGCCTGCTGGCTCTACTCGAGGAGCTTCTGGCGCACTAG
- a CDS encoding hemolysin family protein, whose translation MNILTAILLIAVLLAANAFFVAAEFALVSSRRDRLESLLAQGKGEAKNVIYAIEHLSIYLAGAQFGITVASLILGKVAEPAIAQYIEAPFSSAGLPPELLHPISFVIALIIISFLHILLGEMVPKNIAIAGPESTAMLLTPAFTVWMKITRPIIEALNWVARTTLKAFGIEQRDELESTVDQEQLATMIKESSEEGLLDAEETARLANALRTESRNLVEVMIPLEDVKTIPYHPRGIRLSIIEDAVRETGYSRYPVERAPGVLIGYVHVKDILDLMECEDEDPVVPVNRIRPLSIVDGSQSLDDALTSMHRRSAHMAQVRVNGELVGVAALEDIIEEYVGTVSDWTHEDE comes from the coding sequence ATGAACATCCTGACCGCAATCCTCCTCATCGCCGTGCTGCTTGCAGCCAACGCGTTCTTCGTGGCCGCTGAGTTCGCACTGGTGTCGTCCCGCAGAGACCGCCTCGAATCCCTGTTGGCGCAGGGCAAGGGCGAGGCCAAGAACGTCATCTACGCCATCGAACACCTGTCGATCTACTTGGCCGGTGCCCAGTTCGGCATCACTGTGGCCTCCCTGATCTTGGGCAAGGTGGCGGAGCCGGCCATCGCCCAATACATCGAGGCGCCGTTCAGCAGCGCGGGCTTGCCACCGGAGCTGCTGCACCCGATCAGCTTCGTCATCGCCCTAATCATCATTTCTTTCCTGCACATCCTGCTGGGCGAGATGGTGCCAAAGAACATCGCCATCGCAGGCCCGGAATCCACCGCGATGCTGCTCACCCCGGCGTTCACCGTGTGGATGAAGATCACCCGTCCCATCATTGAGGCGCTGAACTGGGTGGCGCGCACGACGCTGAAGGCCTTCGGCATCGAGCAGCGGGATGAGTTGGAGTCCACCGTGGACCAGGAACAGCTGGCCACCATGATCAAGGAGTCCAGCGAGGAGGGCCTGCTTGACGCGGAGGAGACTGCTCGCCTGGCCAACGCGCTGCGCACGGAGTCCCGCAACTTGGTCGAGGTCATGATTCCCCTGGAGGACGTCAAGACCATCCCGTACCACCCCCGCGGCATCCGCCTCTCTATCATCGAGGACGCGGTGCGTGAGACCGGCTACTCCCGCTACCCGGTCGAGCGCGCGCCGGGTGTGCTGATCGGCTACGTCCACGTGAAGGACATCCTGGACCTCATGGAGTGCGAGGATGAGGATCCGGTGGTCCCCGTCAACCGCATCCGCCCCTTGAGCATTGTGGACGGCAGCCAGTCGCTCGATGACGCGCTGACATCCATGCACCGCCGCTCCGCCCACATGGCGCAGGTGCGGGTGAACGGCGAGCTGGTGGGCGTGGCAGCGCTGGAGGACATCATCGAGGAGTACGTGGGCACGGTGAGCGACTGGACCCACGAGGACGAGTAG
- a CDS encoding hemolysin family protein, protein MDIVISILSLIGFILLTASTGLFVAIEFAMTGLERSTIEAHVREKGDATAKAVARDHANLSFVLSGAQLGITLTTLAAGFLAEPVLGQYFTPLLELVGLSADASRTVALILALVVATFLSMVFGELVPKNIAITEPLGTARFVVPPVNAFNTVFKWFINTLNASANWVVRKMGIEPADELASARSGQELGAMVRNSAEAGGLDAETAAVIDRSLRFGETTAEEVMTPRSTIDSLDAEETVADLIALARESGHSRFPVRRGDLDDTIGVVHIKDAFSVPKEERSVTKVASLAKPVPFVPGTLDGDSVLNRVRSAGSQVVLIADEYGGTQGLVTIEDVVEEILGEVYDEYDDRESERDFQRFGTSWEIAGLVRLDDVAEKTSYTAPDGPYETLGGLIMATLGRIPRVGDKVVLPEAVATFQEEFESGGGGGHWLARVTVMDERRVDRAILTPITPEQAAKYLAAQADVEGAAR, encoded by the coding sequence ATGGACATAGTTATATCCATCCTCTCCCTTATCGGGTTCATCCTGCTCACCGCCTCAACCGGCCTGTTCGTGGCAATCGAGTTCGCCATGACGGGCCTGGAGCGCTCCACCATTGAAGCGCACGTGCGGGAAAAGGGCGATGCCACCGCGAAGGCTGTGGCGCGCGACCACGCGAACCTTTCGTTCGTCCTCTCCGGTGCCCAGCTGGGCATCACCCTGACCACCCTCGCCGCCGGTTTCCTCGCGGAACCGGTGCTGGGCCAGTACTTTACTCCCCTGCTGGAGCTTGTGGGTCTCAGCGCGGACGCGTCGCGCACCGTCGCTCTCATCCTCGCGCTTGTCGTGGCAACCTTCCTCTCCATGGTGTTCGGAGAGCTGGTGCCAAAGAACATCGCGATCACGGAGCCGCTGGGCACCGCGCGTTTCGTGGTGCCGCCGGTCAACGCGTTCAACACCGTCTTCAAATGGTTCATCAACACCCTCAACGCTTCCGCCAACTGGGTCGTCCGCAAGATGGGGATCGAGCCGGCGGATGAGCTGGCGTCCGCACGCTCTGGCCAGGAGCTCGGCGCCATGGTGCGCAACTCCGCAGAGGCCGGCGGCCTGGATGCGGAGACGGCTGCGGTGATTGACCGCTCGCTGCGATTCGGCGAGACAACGGCGGAGGAGGTGATGACGCCGCGCTCCACCATCGACTCCCTCGATGCGGAGGAAACGGTGGCGGACCTGATCGCCCTTGCCCGCGAGTCCGGCCACTCCCGTTTCCCCGTCCGCCGCGGGGACTTGGACGACACGATCGGTGTCGTGCACATCAAGGACGCATTCTCCGTACCCAAGGAGGAGCGCAGCGTGACAAAGGTTGCGTCGCTAGCCAAACCGGTCCCATTCGTGCCCGGCACGCTGGACGGCGACTCGGTGCTCAACCGCGTTCGTTCCGCCGGTTCCCAAGTGGTCTTGATTGCGGACGAGTACGGAGGCACGCAGGGCCTAGTCACCATCGAAGACGTGGTGGAAGAGATCCTGGGCGAGGTGTACGACGAGTATGACGACCGCGAGTCAGAGCGGGACTTCCAGCGCTTCGGCACCTCATGGGAGATCGCGGGCCTTGTGCGCTTGGACGACGTGGCGGAGAAGACCAGCTACACCGCGCCGGACGGGCCGTACGAAACGCTCGGCGGCCTGATCATGGCGACCTTGGGGCGCATCCCCAGAGTTGGCGACAAGGTTGTGCTGCCGGAGGCTGTGGCGACCTTCCAGGAGGAGTTTGAATCCGGCGGCGGGGGCGGCCACTGGCTTGCCCGGGTGACGGTGATGGATGAAAGGCGCGTGGACCGCGCAATCCTCACCCCCATCACACCGGAACAGGCCGCGAAGTATCTCGCAGCCCAGGCAGACGTTGAGGGGGCGGCGCGATGA
- a CDS encoding DEAD/DEAH box helicase produces MTSFADLGLPREIVAVLRKQGITEPFPIQEAAIPDALAGRDVLGRGPTGSGKTFTFGLPMLARLAGAPSKPGKPRGLVLAPTRELASQIRERLEEPAAALGLRVMDVVGGVNINHQIRALAAPVDLLVATPGRAEDLINQRKLSLDAVTVTALDEADQMADMGFLPQVRKLLDRTPANGQRLLFSATLDGDVEKLIARYMHDPVTHSTAPVEATVDTMEHYQLLVGNRDTRNEIVLQIGAREGKTIMFMRTKHGVDRQVKKLRRVGIHAQGLHGDKGQGARTRALEGFTDGSTPVLVATDIAARGIDIDDVSLVVHVDPPAEHKAYLHRAGRTARAGTSGRVVTLVMDEQRKEVDQLLRKAGVDAEVVRIAPMSPELVRITAARQPEGTPLPPPGQQPAAGGQGRNPQARRGARSRGSGGGQASGRPRRGGQQRKRRPER; encoded by the coding sequence ATGACCTCTTTCGCCGATCTGGGGCTTCCCCGCGAGATCGTTGCCGTATTGCGCAAACAGGGCATCACGGAGCCCTTCCCTATCCAGGAAGCCGCTATCCCGGACGCACTCGCGGGCCGCGACGTCTTAGGCCGCGGCCCCACCGGCTCCGGCAAAACGTTCACGTTCGGACTGCCCATGCTGGCTCGCCTTGCCGGCGCGCCGTCCAAGCCCGGGAAACCGCGCGGATTGGTGCTAGCGCCCACGCGCGAGCTTGCCTCACAGATCCGCGAGCGTCTTGAGGAGCCGGCCGCGGCGCTGGGCCTTCGGGTGATGGACGTGGTTGGCGGCGTGAACATCAACCACCAGATCCGCGCGCTCGCCGCGCCGGTCGATCTGCTCGTGGCTACTCCGGGTCGCGCCGAGGACCTGATTAACCAGCGCAAACTCTCGCTCGACGCGGTCACTGTCACTGCCCTCGACGAGGCGGACCAGATGGCGGACATGGGCTTCCTGCCGCAAGTGCGCAAGCTTTTGGACCGCACCCCGGCGAACGGCCAGCGCCTGCTGTTTTCCGCGACGCTGGACGGGGACGTCGAAAAGCTCATTGCCCGGTACATGCATGACCCGGTGACGCACTCCACCGCGCCGGTGGAGGCGACGGTAGACACCATGGAGCACTACCAGCTGCTGGTGGGCAACCGGGATACGCGCAACGAGATCGTGCTGCAGATCGGCGCGCGCGAGGGCAAGACCATCATGTTCATGCGCACCAAGCACGGGGTGGATCGGCAGGTGAAGAAGTTGCGCCGCGTGGGCATTCACGCACAAGGCCTGCACGGCGACAAGGGCCAGGGAGCCCGCACCAGGGCGCTCGAAGGGTTCACGGACGGCTCCACCCCGGTGCTGGTTGCCACCGATATCGCCGCCCGCGGCATTGACATTGACGATGTCTCCCTAGTGGTGCACGTGGACCCGCCGGCTGAGCACAAGGCGTACCTGCACCGTGCTGGACGCACCGCACGCGCCGGCACGTCCGGCCGCGTGGTCACGCTGGTGATGGATGAGCAGCGCAAAGAGGTGGACCAGCTGCTCCGCAAGGCTGGCGTGGATGCGGAGGTGGTTCGCATCGCACCAATGAGCCCGGAATTGGTTAGGATTACTGCCGCACGTCAACCCGAGGGCACCCCGCTGCCGCCCCCGGGGCAGCAGCCTGCGGCGGGCGGGCAGGGTAGAAACCCGCAAGCACGCCGCGGCGCCCGCTCGCGCGGTTCCGGCGGCGGACAAGCGTCTGGTCGCCCACGCCGCGGCGGCCAGCAGAGAAAGAGGAGACCTGAGCGCTAG
- the gndA gene encoding NADP-dependent phosphogluconate dehydrogenase, which produces MTSPQNAPESTHGTAQIGVVGMAVMGSNLARNFASKGHTVAIYNRSPEKTRAVMEEHGHEGTFIPSETIEDFVASLERPRKAIIMVQAGAATDAVIDQLATAMDEGDIIIDGGNSLFTDTIRREREVAQRGRHFVGAGISGGEEGALRGPSIMPGGPVESWETLGPLLESIAAKVDGVPCVTHIGPDGAGHFVKMVHNGIEYADMQVIGEAYHLLRYAAGLEPAEISAIFSEWNEGDLDSYLIEITAEVLRQVDKHTGKPFIDVIVDAAGQKGTGRWTVKEALDLGVPTTAIGEAVFARALSSALAQREAAQRIGLPSGDLTMLEELGIDKDQFIEDVRRALYASKLVAYAQGFDEINAGSKEYGWGLKPGDLARIWRGGCIIRAKFLNRITEAYERDPELPSLLLDPYFKGELENGLIDSWRRVVIAATQLGLPVPVFASSLSYYDSLRSDRLPAALIQGQRDFFGAHTYRRVDMEGTFHTAWSGDREEISY; this is translated from the coding sequence ATGACTTCCCCCCAGAACGCACCTGAATCCACTCACGGCACCGCGCAAATCGGCGTGGTCGGTATGGCTGTCATGGGCTCCAACCTCGCCCGCAACTTCGCATCCAAAGGCCACACCGTGGCCATCTACAACCGCTCTCCGGAAAAGACGCGCGCGGTGATGGAAGAGCACGGCCACGAGGGAACCTTCATCCCTTCCGAAACCATCGAGGATTTCGTCGCCTCCCTGGAGCGCCCGCGCAAGGCCATCATCATGGTGCAAGCCGGTGCGGCGACGGACGCGGTGATTGACCAGCTGGCAACGGCGATGGACGAGGGCGACATCATCATCGACGGCGGCAACTCCCTGTTCACCGACACGATTCGCCGCGAGCGCGAGGTGGCGCAGCGCGGCCGCCACTTTGTGGGCGCCGGCATCTCCGGCGGCGAGGAGGGCGCATTGCGTGGCCCGTCCATCATGCCGGGCGGACCAGTGGAGTCCTGGGAAACCCTGGGGCCCCTGCTGGAATCTATCGCAGCAAAGGTGGACGGCGTGCCGTGCGTGACCCACATCGGCCCGGACGGGGCGGGTCACTTTGTCAAGATGGTGCACAACGGCATCGAGTACGCAGACATGCAGGTTATCGGCGAGGCATACCACCTGCTGCGCTACGCCGCCGGTCTTGAACCTGCAGAGATTTCCGCAATCTTCAGCGAGTGGAACGAGGGCGACCTTGATTCCTACCTCATCGAGATCACGGCGGAGGTGCTTCGTCAGGTGGACAAGCACACCGGTAAGCCGTTTATCGATGTTATTGTGGATGCCGCTGGCCAGAAGGGCACTGGCCGCTGGACGGTCAAGGAGGCGCTGGATCTGGGCGTGCCGACGACGGCGATCGGCGAGGCTGTCTTCGCCCGCGCGCTGTCCTCCGCGCTTGCGCAGCGCGAAGCCGCCCAGCGCATCGGTCTGCCTTCCGGAGACCTGACCATGCTCGAGGAGCTGGGCATTGATAAGGACCAATTCATCGAGGATGTCCGTCGCGCACTCTACGCCTCCAAGCTTGTGGCGTACGCCCAGGGCTTCGACGAGATCAACGCCGGATCCAAGGAGTACGGGTGGGGCCTCAAGCCGGGCGACCTGGCGCGTATCTGGCGCGGCGGCTGCATCATCCGCGCGAAGTTCCTGAACCGCATCACCGAGGCGTACGAGCGTGACCCGGAGCTGCCGTCCCTGCTGCTAGACCCCTACTTCAAGGGCGAGCTGGAGAACGGCCTGATCGACTCCTGGCGCCGCGTTGTCATCGCAGCGACCCAGCTTGGCCTGCCGGTGCCTGTGTTCGCTTCCTCGCTCTCCTACTACGATTCCTTGCGTTCGGACCGCCTGCCAGCGGCACTGATCCAGGGCCAGCGCGACTTCTTCGGCGCACACACGTACCGCCGCGTGGATATGGAGGGCACGTTCCACACCGCATGGTCTGGCGACCGTGAGGAGATCTCCTACTAG
- a CDS encoding PaaI family thioesterase → MTQRSLNEPVTDPLNEEELAVLNAANIGFAQHLGLVITYCSAERLEGYLDVGPQHLQVAGIVNGGVYASIGETLGSAAAIVTTGRPAVGMSNNTDFLRSVSSGRIEAVAIPVHTGRTTHLWRIEMSHEGKLAAITHLKLMLMEI, encoded by the coding sequence ATGACGCAGCGCTCCCTGAATGAGCCGGTCACTGACCCGCTCAACGAAGAAGAGTTGGCAGTGCTCAACGCCGCTAACATCGGCTTTGCCCAGCACCTCGGCCTGGTTATCACGTACTGCTCGGCAGAGCGCCTTGAGGGCTATCTGGATGTGGGCCCGCAGCACCTGCAGGTCGCAGGGATTGTCAACGGCGGTGTCTACGCCTCTATCGGGGAGACACTGGGATCCGCAGCCGCCATCGTCACCACAGGCCGCCCTGCGGTGGGCATGAGCAACAACACGGATTTCCTGCGCAGTGTCTCATCCGGCCGCATCGAGGCTGTGGCCATCCCGGTGCATACCGGCCGCACGACCCACCTGTGGCGCATTGAGATGTCGCACGAGGGCAAGCTAGCCGCCATCACGCACCTCAAGCTGATGTTGATGGAGATCTAG
- a CDS encoding magnesium and cobalt transport protein CorA: MPPRLPMSRQRPKKPEPPARKPVPVPIERSVDFCRVFVDGKKLPGNLRIRQAMEVVEQHENAFVWLSLKAPSVDQMEKIAETFDLDDLIVDDIVDAHQRPKIDRYDEQLFMVVRSVHYRDDEEVLDAREIISTGEVQVVAGPNFAITIRHNAPLPDLTGKLEEEEDLAVLGPSAVAWVVADYLTDNYLRVADYLSQDVDELENEVFTPRRQINIDKIYNYKREILEMRHAIDPLAPALRNGLTNNKDLVRKALRSYFRDVQDNATIVSDRLSSFDERLTSLLDASVAKVSMQQNADMRTISAVVGMAAAPTMIAGIYGMNFEYMPELGWKWAYPATLLVMLLVMGAMLWWFRRNNWL; the protein is encoded by the coding sequence ATGCCGCCGCGCCTTCCCATGTCACGCCAGCGTCCTAAGAAACCGGAACCGCCGGCGCGCAAACCGGTTCCCGTCCCCATCGAGCGCTCTGTCGATTTCTGCCGCGTGTTCGTGGACGGCAAGAAGCTTCCGGGCAACCTCCGGATCCGCCAAGCGATGGAGGTGGTGGAGCAGCACGAAAACGCGTTTGTTTGGCTGTCTTTGAAGGCGCCGAGCGTGGACCAGATGGAGAAGATCGCTGAGACCTTCGACTTGGACGACTTGATCGTGGACGACATTGTGGATGCGCACCAGCGCCCAAAGATCGACCGCTACGATGAGCAGCTGTTCATGGTCGTGCGCTCCGTGCACTACCGGGACGACGAGGAAGTGCTGGACGCCCGCGAAATCATTTCTACCGGCGAGGTGCAGGTGGTGGCGGGCCCCAACTTTGCCATTACCATCCGCCACAACGCTCCCCTGCCGGATCTCACCGGCAAGTTGGAGGAGGAAGAAGACCTGGCGGTGCTGGGTCCCAGCGCCGTGGCCTGGGTGGTGGCAGACTACCTCACCGACAACTACCTGCGTGTTGCGGACTACCTGAGCCAGGACGTGGACGAGCTGGAAAACGAGGTGTTCACCCCGCGCCGGCAGATCAACATTGACAAGATCTACAACTACAAGCGAGAGATCTTGGAGATGCGCCACGCTATCGACCCGCTGGCGCCCGCCCTGCGCAACGGGTTGACCAATAACAAGGACCTGGTGCGCAAGGCCCTGCGCTCCTACTTCCGCGACGTGCAGGACAACGCCACGATCGTTAGCGACAGGCTGTCCAGCTTCGACGAGCGTCTGACCTCGCTGCTGGATGCTTCGGTGGCCAAGGTGTCCATGCAGCAGAATGCGGACATGCGCACCATCTCCGCAGTGGTCGGCATGGCTGCTGCCCCTACCATGATCGCGGGTATTTACGGCATGAACTTCGAGTACATGCCGGAGCTGGGATGGAAGTGGGCCTACCCCGCCACCCTTCTAGTGATGTTGCTGGTAATGGGCGCGATGCTTTGGTGGTTCCGCCGGAATAACTGGCTGTAG
- a CDS encoding NAD(P)/FAD-dependent oxidoreductase: MADRPYRPAGSRHHVVIIGAGFGGLYAARELADADVDITLIDRTNHHLFAPLLYQVATGLLSSGEIAVSMRQLTRGQENLLVVRGDVQGIDTEAQVVTAMDAGEEFEYTYDSLIIAAGAGQSYFGNDHFAEFAPGLKTLDDAFEIRARIMDAFERAELAEDPAEREKLLTFVIVGAGPTGVELAGQIAELAHRSFDKGQYTFSPESTKIVLIDGLPQVLPPFGKRLGKVAQRQLEREGVTVVLNSLVTNVDAESVTYKNTKTDEETTIEAYTKIWSAGVEASPLGRIVAEQAGVEAERNGKVPVNPDCSVGDKRNVFIIGDMMSLDRLPGVAQVAIQSGEYVAKIIKEQVEHDVAPEDRDPFSYFDKGSMAIISRFNAVVKMGKVEFTGFIGWMMWLVVHVQFLQGMRNRTVSTYTWALNAFNPRRYNLVTTNGQLEQRTQRTALEKLESEEEQR, from the coding sequence ATGGCAGATAGGCCGTACCGTCCGGCTGGGAGCCGTCATCACGTTGTCATCATCGGTGCCGGTTTCGGCGGCCTCTACGCTGCCCGCGAGCTCGCGGACGCGGACGTGGACATCACCCTGATTGACCGCACCAACCACCACCTCTTCGCCCCGCTGCTCTACCAGGTGGCTACCGGTCTGCTGTCCTCCGGCGAGATCGCGGTGTCCATGCGCCAGCTCACCCGCGGCCAAGAGAACCTCCTGGTTGTCCGCGGTGACGTGCAGGGCATTGACACCGAGGCACAGGTTGTCACCGCCATGGACGCGGGCGAGGAGTTCGAGTACACCTACGACTCTCTGATCATCGCCGCCGGCGCTGGCCAGTCCTACTTCGGCAACGACCACTTCGCGGAGTTCGCGCCGGGCCTGAAGACCTTGGATGACGCGTTTGAGATCCGCGCCCGCATCATGGACGCGTTCGAGCGCGCCGAGCTGGCGGAGGATCCGGCGGAGCGCGAGAAGCTCCTCACCTTCGTCATCGTCGGTGCCGGCCCGACCGGTGTTGAGTTGGCCGGCCAGATCGCGGAGCTTGCGCACCGCTCCTTTGACAAGGGCCAGTACACCTTCAGCCCCGAGTCGACCAAGATTGTGCTCATCGATGGCCTGCCGCAGGTCCTTCCGCCGTTTGGCAAGCGCCTGGGCAAGGTTGCCCAGCGCCAGCTTGAGCGCGAGGGCGTGACTGTGGTGCTGAACTCCCTGGTCACCAACGTTGACGCGGAATCTGTCACCTACAAGAACACCAAGACGGACGAAGAAACCACCATCGAGGCGTACACCAAGATCTGGTCCGCTGGTGTGGAAGCGTCCCCGCTGGGCCGCATCGTCGCTGAGCAGGCTGGTGTTGAGGCAGAGCGCAACGGCAAGGTCCCGGTCAACCCGGACTGCTCCGTGGGCGACAAGCGCAACGTCTTCATCATCGGCGACATGATGAGCCTGGACCGCCTCCCGGGCGTGGCACAGGTGGCGATCCAGTCCGGCGAGTACGTGGCCAAGATTATCAAGGAGCAGGTCGAGCACGACGTGGCTCCGGAGGACCGCGATCCGTTCTCCTACTTTGACAAGGGCTCCATGGCCATCATCTCCCGCTTCAACGCTGTGGTGAAGATGGGCAAGGTGGAGTTCACCGGCTTCATCGGCTGGATGATGTGGCTTGTGGTTCACGTACAGTTCCTGCAGGGCATGCGCAACCGCACCGTGTCCACCTACACCTGGGCGCTCAACGCGTTCAACCCGCGCCGCTACAACCTGGTCACCACCAACGGCCAGCTGGAGCAGCGCACCCAGCGCACCGCACTGGAGAAGCTGGAGTCCGAGGAAGAGCAGCGCTAG